A genome region from Dolichospermum compactum NIES-806 includes the following:
- the sufB gene encoding Fe-S cluster assembly protein SufB: MSASVTTLVNQPYKYGFVTDIEADTIPRGLSEDVVRLISAKKNEPEFMLEYRLRAYHQWLKMTEPTWSHVQYPPINYQDIIYYSAPKQKKAKLNSLDEVDPTLLETFAKLGIPLNEQKRLTNVAVDAIFDSVSVATTYKEKLAKDGVIFCSFSEALQEHPELIKKYLGSVVPIADNYFAALNAAVFSDGSFVYIPKGLKCPMELSTYFRINTGDTGQFERTLIVADEGSYVSYLEGCTAPMYDSNQLHAAVVELVALDNAEIKYSTVQNWYAGDVNGKGGIYNFVTKRGLCQGVNSKISWTQVETGSAITWKYPSCVLVGDNSVGEFYSVALTNNMQQADTGSKMIHVGKNTRSTIISKGISAGKSSNSYRGLVKINPTAKGARNYSQCDSMLIGDNAQANTFPYIQVQNNTGKVEHEASTSKIGEDQLFFFAQRGISSEDAISMMISGFCKDVFSQLPMEFAVEADKLLSLKLEGSVG; this comes from the coding sequence ATGAGCGCATCCGTCACCACCTTAGTCAACCAACCTTACAAGTACGGCTTTGTTACCGATATTGAAGCCGATACTATCCCGCGTGGGTTAAGCGAAGATGTTGTCCGCCTGATTTCCGCTAAAAAGAATGAGCCGGAATTCATGTTGGAATATCGCCTCCGCGCCTACCACCAATGGCTGAAAATGACAGAACCAACTTGGTCTCATGTCCAATATCCGCCTATTAATTATCAGGATATTATTTATTATTCCGCACCGAAACAAAAGAAAGCCAAACTCAATAGTTTAGATGAAGTTGATCCCACTTTATTGGAAACATTTGCTAAATTAGGTATTCCTTTAAATGAACAAAAGCGATTAACTAATGTTGCTGTTGATGCGATTTTTGATAGTGTTTCTGTCGCCACTACATATAAAGAAAAACTTGCCAAAGATGGCGTAATTTTCTGTTCTTTTTCCGAAGCTTTGCAAGAACATCCAGAACTGATTAAAAAATATTTGGGTAGCGTTGTTCCCATTGCTGATAATTATTTCGCAGCTTTAAATGCGGCTGTATTTAGTGATGGTTCTTTCGTTTATATTCCTAAAGGACTAAAATGTCCAATGGAATTGTCTACATATTTCCGCATTAATACCGGAGATACGGGACAATTTGAACGGACATTAATTGTCGCCGATGAAGGTAGTTATGTTTCTTATTTAGAAGGTTGTACAGCACCCATGTACGACAGCAATCAATTACACGCTGCGGTGGTAGAATTGGTAGCTTTAGATAATGCGGAAATTAAATATTCAACTGTACAGAATTGGTACGCTGGCGATGTTAATGGTAAAGGCGGAATTTACAACTTTGTGACTAAACGTGGTTTGTGTCAAGGTGTCAATTCTAAGATCTCTTGGACTCAAGTGGAAACAGGTTCTGCTATTACTTGGAAGTACCCTAGTTGCGTTTTAGTTGGTGATAATTCTGTGGGTGAATTTTACTCGGTTGCATTAACAAATAATATGCAGCAAGCGGACACTGGAAGTAAGATGATTCACGTGGGGAAAAATACCCGCAGTACAATTATTTCTAAAGGTATTTCTGCTGGTAAATCTAGCAATAGTTACCGGGGTTTGGTGAAGATTAATCCCACTGCTAAGGGTGCGAGAAATTATTCTCAATGTGACTCGATGTTAATTGGTGATAATGCTCAAGCTAATACTTTTCCTTATATTCAAGTTCAGAATAATACGGGAAAGGTGGAACATGAAGCTTCTACTTCTAAAATTGGTGAAGATCAGTTATTCTTTTTTGCTCAACGGGGTATTTCTTCGGAAGATGCTATTTCGATGATGATTAGCGGTTTCTGTAAGGATGTTTTTAGTCAGTTACCTATGGAGTTTGCGGTTGAGGCTGATAAGTTGTTGAGTCTGAAGTTGGAAGGTAGTGTGGGTTAA
- the sufC gene encoding Fe-S cluster assembly ATPase SufC — MIIENSGLILSVKDLTADVDGTPILKGLNLEVRAGEVHAIMGPNGSGKSTFSKVLAGHPAYTVTGGEVVFQGQNLLEMEAADRARGGVFLAFQYPLEIPGVSNLDFLRVAYNSRRKAQGLEEVDAFDFDDLVEEKLDVVKMNSSFLNRSVNEGFSGGEKKRNEILQMAILEPKLAILDETDSGLDIDALKIVANGVNQLTNAENATIMITHYQRLLDYIVPDFVHVMAQGQIIRSGGKELALELESRGYDWVLEEALGVGV; from the coding sequence ATGATTATTGAGAATAGTGGTTTGATTTTGTCGGTTAAGGATTTGACGGCTGATGTTGATGGAACTCCGATTTTAAAGGGGTTGAATTTGGAGGTTCGCGCTGGGGAAGTTCACGCGATTATGGGTCCAAATGGTTCTGGGAAGAGTACATTTTCTAAGGTATTAGCGGGACATCCAGCTTATACTGTTACTGGTGGTGAGGTGGTTTTTCAAGGACAAAATCTTTTGGAAATGGAAGCAGCAGACAGAGCTAGAGGTGGTGTGTTTTTAGCTTTTCAATATCCTCTGGAAATTCCTGGTGTGAGTAATTTGGATTTTTTACGGGTGGCTTATAATTCTCGTCGGAAGGCTCAAGGTTTGGAGGAAGTTGACGCTTTCGATTTTGATGATTTGGTTGAGGAAAAGTTGGATGTTGTGAAGATGAATTCTTCTTTTCTGAACCGCAGTGTGAATGAGGGTTTCTCCGGTGGGGAAAAGAAGCGGAATGAAATTCTGCAAATGGCAATTTTAGAACCAAAGTTAGCGATTTTAGATGAAACTGATTCTGGTTTAGATATTGATGCTCTGAAAATTGTCGCTAATGGTGTTAATCAGTTAACTAATGCTGAAAATGCGACGATTATGATTACTCACTATCAGCGTCTTTTAGATTATATTGTCCCTGATTTTGTTCATGTTATGGCGCAGGGACAAATTATTAGAAGTGGTGGTAAGGAGTTGGCTCTTGAGTTGGAATCTCGCGGTTATGATTGGGTTCTAGAAGAAGCTTTGGGAGTGGGTGTGTAA
- the sufD gene encoding Fe-S cluster assembly protein SufD, giving the protein MSIPVSLTSIPDSLLDRDAFLTGLLSRVTTTKQDGWLQDLRDGAVNWVRHSVIPNTREEEWRFTDLSPLKQVTFNNNVETFHGTSLQSMILPEVSQRLVFVNGVYAPDLSNTEDLPAGVKVGNFDVLPDEVTQQYLAQSEGTREVFTALNTAALNDVAVVWVGKNVVVETPIHLLFVSVSAESATISQPRVLVVAEGNSQVGLIEEYTNHKDTENTEGGVYFTNSVTEIWVNENAQVSHNRIVREGEAAFHVGKTAVTQARYSRYNCNAVTVGGKISRHNLEILQTGEQTETTLNGLTVIADNQLADTHSALSLNHPHGVSKQLHKCIIGDRAHGVFNGKIFVPKLAQLTDASQLNRNLLLSSKSRIDTKPQLEITADNVKCAHGATVSQLEDDQIFYLQSRGIDENNARKLLVNAFAMEIINFIPVPSLRESLLRTVTSLTNKL; this is encoded by the coding sequence ATGTCTATTCCAGTTTCTCTTACTTCTATTCCTGATTCTCTATTAGATAGAGATGCTTTTTTAACTGGTTTATTAAGTCGGGTAACTACTACAAAACAAGATGGTTGGTTACAGGATTTGCGCGACGGTGCTGTTAATTGGGTGCGTCATTCTGTTATCCCCAATACCCGCGAGGAAGAATGGCGATTTACTGATTTATCACCTCTGAAACAGGTAACATTCAATAATAATGTAGAGACGTTCCATGGAACGTCTCTACAATCCATGATTTTACCTGAAGTTTCTCAGCGGTTAGTATTTGTAAATGGTGTTTATGCACCTGATTTATCTAATACTGAAGATTTACCTGCTGGTGTGAAAGTTGGTAATTTCGATGTTTTACCTGATGAAGTTACACAGCAATATTTAGCACAATCTGAGGGAACAAGGGAAGTTTTTACTGCTCTGAATACTGCAGCTTTAAATGATGTCGCTGTGGTGTGGGTTGGTAAAAATGTGGTGGTGGAAACTCCCATTCATTTACTTTTTGTTTCTGTGTCGGCTGAGTCTGCAACTATTTCCCAACCTCGTGTTTTAGTGGTGGCTGAAGGTAATTCTCAGGTGGGTTTGATTGAAGAATATACGAACCACAAAGACACGGAGAACACAGAGGGGGGAGTTTACTTCACCAATAGTGTGACGGAAATTTGGGTAAATGAAAATGCTCAGGTGAGTCACAATAGAATTGTTCGGGAAGGTGAAGCGGCTTTTCATGTTGGAAAAACTGCTGTTACTCAGGCGCGATATAGTCGTTATAATTGTAATGCGGTGACTGTTGGTGGTAAGATATCTCGTCACAATTTGGAGATATTGCAAACTGGTGAGCAAACGGAAACGACGCTGAATGGTTTGACTGTGATTGCTGATAATCAATTGGCTGATACTCACAGTGCTTTGTCTTTAAATCATCCTCATGGTGTGAGTAAACAGTTACACAAGTGCATTATAGGCGATCGCGCTCATGGTGTGTTTAATGGTAAGATTTTTGTTCCTAAACTGGCGCAATTAACTGACGCATCTCAATTAAATCGCAATTTGCTGTTATCATCTAAGTCGAGAATTGACACCAAACCTCAATTAGAAATCACTGCTGATAATGTCAAATGCGCTCACGGTGCTACTGTCAGTCAATTGGAAGATGATCAAATATTCTACCTGCAAAGTCGCGGTATTGATGAAAATAATGCCCGGAAATTATTAGTTAATGCTTTCGCAATGGAAATTATTAACTTTATTCCTGTTCCTTCTTTGCGAGAAAGTTTGTTGAGAACCGTCACAAGTCTCACTAATAAGTTATAA
- a CDS encoding cysteine desulfurase yields the protein MVITSTKSLADKVRSDFPILHQEVHGKPLVYLDNAATSQKPLAVLNAWRDYYEQYNSNVHRGAHFLSGKATDAYEGARDKIAKFINAKSRQEIVYTRNATEAINLVAYSWGMSNLQPGDEIILSVMEHHSNIVPWQFVAQKTGAILKFVELTPEETFDLEQFKNLISDKTKLVSIVHISNTLGCINPVKEIAEIAHRYGAKFLLDACQSVPHTPIDVQELDCDWLVASGHKMCAPTGIGFLYGKLELLEAMPPFFGGGEMIAEVFLDHSTYSELPHKFEAGTPAIGEAIALGAAIDYLTNIGMDKIHAYEAELTAYLFEQLGQIPQIKIYGPKPNAEGQGRAALAAFTAEGVHANDLATLLDQEGIAIRAGHHCTQPLHRYLSLSGTARASLSFYNTREEIDIFIKALKETLDFFAGVFGD from the coding sequence ATGGTCATCACTTCTACCAAATCTCTCGCTGATAAAGTTCGCTCTGACTTCCCAATTTTACATCAGGAAGTTCACGGTAAACCCCTGGTTTATCTCGATAATGCGGCTACTTCTCAAAAGCCTTTAGCTGTATTAAATGCTTGGCGTGATTATTACGAACAATATAATTCTAATGTTCATCGTGGCGCACATTTTCTCAGTGGAAAGGCTACTGATGCTTATGAGGGTGCGCGTGATAAAATTGCTAAATTTATTAATGCAAAATCACGCCAAGAAATTGTTTACACTCGCAATGCAACCGAAGCTATTAACTTAGTTGCTTACAGTTGGGGAATGAGCAATTTACAGCCGGGAGATGAAATTATTCTTTCGGTAATGGAACACCATAGTAATATCGTTCCTTGGCAATTTGTCGCCCAAAAAACAGGCGCAATATTAAAGTTTGTTGAATTAACACCGGAAGAAACTTTTGATTTAGAACAGTTTAAAAACCTGATTTCTGACAAAACAAAACTGGTTTCTATCGTTCATATTTCTAATACATTGGGTTGTATAAATCCAGTTAAAGAAATAGCCGAAATTGCTCACAGATACGGTGCGAAATTCTTACTTGATGCTTGTCAAAGTGTTCCCCATACTCCTATTGATGTCCAAGAACTGGACTGTGATTGGTTGGTAGCTTCTGGACATAAAATGTGCGCTCCTACTGGCATTGGTTTTTTATATGGTAAGCTGGAATTACTAGAAGCAATGCCGCCATTTTTCGGTGGTGGTGAGATGATTGCAGAGGTATTTTTAGACCATTCCACATACTCAGAATTACCCCATAAATTTGAAGCTGGTACTCCGGCTATTGGAGAAGCGATCGCACTTGGTGCAGCGATAGATTATCTTACTAATATCGGTATGGATAAAATCCATGCTTATGAAGCTGAATTAACTGCCTATTTATTCGAGCAATTAGGGCAAATACCCCAAATTAAAATCTACGGACCAAAACCTAATGCTGAAGGGCAAGGGAGAGCCGCATTAGCAGCTTTTACGGCAGAGGGTGTCCACGCTAATGATTTAGCAACATTGTTAGATCAAGAAGGTATTGCAATTCGTGCTGGACATCATTGCACGCAACCATTACACCGTTATTTGAGTTTATCAGGAACTGCACGGGCAAGTTTATCTTTTTACAATACTCGTGAAGAAATTGATATTTTCATCAAAGCATTGAAGGAGACTTTGGACTTTTTTGCTGGTGTGTTTGGCGATTGA
- a CDS encoding GNAT family N-acetyltransferase, giving the protein MKYSQIQFSQSLADIDLSQLQELFNLAAFWAKGRSIKDWGIALANSEPVISIWDRELLIGFARATSDGIYRATIWDVVIHPDYQGNGLGSKLVETVLSHPRMQKVERVYLMTTHQREFYEKIGFQVNNTTTMVLDNQSNFDAFVSEEICLQESL; this is encoded by the coding sequence ATGAAATATTCTCAGATTCAATTTAGCCAAAGCCTTGCGGATATTGATCTTTCCCAACTCCAAGAACTGTTTAATCTGGCTGCTTTTTGGGCAAAAGGACGTAGTATTAAGGATTGGGGTATAGCTCTTGCTAACAGTGAACCTGTTATTTCTATCTGGGATAGGGAATTATTAATTGGTTTTGCTAGAGCCACCTCTGATGGCATCTATCGCGCTACAATTTGGGATGTTGTCATTCATCCAGATTATCAAGGTAACGGTTTGGGTAGCAAGTTGGTGGAAACGGTTTTAAGTCATCCCAGAATGCAGAAGGTAGAGCGTGTATACTTAATGACAACGCACCAACGGGAGTTTTATGAAAAGATTGGTTTTCAAGTCAATAATACCACAACAATGGTTTTAGATAATCAATCTAATTTTGATGCTTTTGTCAGTGAAGAGATTTGTTTGCAAGAGTCTCTATAG
- a CDS encoding sensor histidine kinase translates to MDFSNWLYLGAGIGLGIGFCRLFLQSSKSASVPVENAPQQQENPLLAELEQTQLAYYQAREMSQFQGGFLARIGHELRSPLGSMMGLHQLILADLCENPQEEREFVQQAYEKSLKLLKIIDEILNVSKIESGRNKLDIQAFQLSEFLQEVYELTYLLAVNRNYPFILSPSDPEIQILTDYHWLKQVLINLIDTTVANMEEGNIHLSSNLQSPDNWVNIWLDVPTDTVITNESLDLMKSEPQTTQENIDLSPGMKLSLNQRLVELMGGKLEILPFPTNHKETSQLTRLQISIPIETLANKSLH, encoded by the coding sequence ATGGATTTTAGTAACTGGCTATATTTAGGCGCGGGAATAGGATTAGGAATAGGTTTTTGTAGATTATTCCTTCAGTCTAGCAAATCTGCATCCGTTCCCGTTGAAAATGCTCCACAACAGCAAGAAAACCCACTTTTGGCAGAATTAGAGCAAACCCAATTAGCCTACTATCAGGCGCGGGAAATGAGCCAATTTCAAGGGGGTTTTTTAGCTAGGATTGGTCATGAATTGCGATCGCCTTTAGGGAGTATGATGGGTTTACATCAACTGATTTTGGCAGATTTGTGTGAAAATCCCCAAGAAGAACGAGAGTTTGTCCAACAAGCTTACGAAAAATCTCTGAAATTATTGAAAATAATTGATGAAATTCTCAATGTTTCCAAAATCGAATCTGGTAGAAATAAATTAGATATTCAGGCTTTTCAATTAAGTGAATTTCTCCAGGAAGTTTATGAACTAACTTATTTACTAGCCGTTAACCGCAATTATCCTTTTATTTTATCACCGTCAGATCCAGAAATTCAGATTTTGACAGATTACCATTGGCTCAAACAAGTATTAATTAATTTGATAGATACAACAGTTGCTAACATGGAAGAAGGGAATATACATCTTTCTAGCAACTTACAATCTCCAGATAATTGGGTCAATATTTGGTTAGACGTACCCACTGATACAGTAATCACAAATGAATCTCTAGATTTGATGAAATCAGAACCTCAAACAACTCAAGAAAATATAGATTTGTCACCAGGAATGAAACTTTCACTCAATCAACGTTTGGTAGAATTGATGGGAGGAAAATTAGAAATTTTGCCTTTTCCCACCAACCACAAAGAAACATCGCAGTTAACTAGACTGCAAATATCCATACCTATAGAGACTCTTGCAAACAAATCTCTTCACTGA
- a CDS encoding L-threonylcarbamoyladenylate synthase codes for MNLSLSVLIESAKAGKLISFPTDTVPALATIPVQAELIYAAKQRSFDKPLILMAAKAEDLWDYVQGSQREYQTWQKIVNQYWPGALTLVLPASDKIPTVMNPVEPTTIGIRVPNHPVAQIILAQTGPMATTSANLSGQPALETKAAIEAQFPEVLTLESTEYQGLGIPSTVAKWTGNNWQILRQGSIKLDNYGF; via the coding sequence ATGAATCTTTCATTATCAGTCCTAATAGAATCTGCAAAAGCGGGAAAACTCATTAGTTTCCCTACAGATACCGTCCCTGCATTAGCCACCATACCAGTACAAGCAGAATTAATTTATGCTGCGAAACAACGCAGTTTTGATAAACCTTTAATCTTAATGGCTGCCAAAGCCGAAGATTTATGGGATTATGTTCAAGGTAGCCAAAGAGAATATCAAACCTGGCAAAAAATTGTTAATCAATATTGGCCAGGTGCTTTAACTTTAGTTTTACCAGCTAGTGACAAAATTCCCACTGTCATGAATCCTGTTGAACCGACTACTATTGGAATTCGCGTCCCCAATCATCCAGTTGCTCAAATTATTTTGGCGCAAACTGGTCCAATGGCGACAACTAGCGCTAATTTATCAGGACAACCAGCTTTAGAAACCAAAGCAGCTATAGAAGCTCAATTTCCAGAGGTTTTAACATTAGAATCAACGGAATACCAAGGTTTGGGAATACCTTCCACCGTTGCTAAATGGACAGGGAACAATTGGCAGATTTTACGACAAGGTAGTATTAAATTAGATAATTATGGATTTTAG
- a CDS encoding aspartyl protease: MIEGYFGDGGQLFFEIDLINADALNLPVETMLDTGFTGFLAINKQDLEALDWQFIREQELITAQGEKAFDLYLGKVILDDQEYEIPVYAGDELTEILLGSRWLEFLPLVVNFQAGVLTLG, encoded by the coding sequence ATGATAGAGGGTTATTTTGGTGATGGGGGGCAGCTATTTTTTGAAATTGATTTGATTAATGCTGATGCTTTAAACTTACCTGTAGAGACAATGTTAGATACTGGCTTTACAGGTTTTCTAGCAATTAATAAACAAGATTTAGAAGCACTAGATTGGCAGTTTATTCGGGAACAAGAATTGATCACAGCCCAAGGAGAAAAAGCTTTTGATTTATATTTAGGTAAAGTGATTTTGGATGATCAAGAGTATGAAATTCCTGTTTATGCTGGAGATGAATTAACGGAGATTTTATTGGGTTCTCGCTGGTTGGAGTTTTTGCCTTTGGTGGTGAATTTTCAAGCTGGTGTTTTGACTTTAGGATGA
- a CDS encoding type 2 periplasmic-binding domain-containing protein encodes MTQLTPKQPARRGRIFPELTLSPEELAKRKAEDEQFYQRCWAIFQRLLPELMKEHYNSYIAVEPDSGDYFIDQDMEVASKKSREKHPNVIHFLFRINETGVTGRI; translated from the coding sequence ATGACTCAACTAACACCAAAACAACCAGCAAGAAGAGGAAGAATTTTCCCTGAATTGACTTTATCGCCGGAAGAGTTAGCTAAACGTAAAGCAGAAGATGAACAATTTTATCAACGTTGTTGGGCAATTTTTCAAAGATTACTGCCTGAGTTGATGAAAGAACATTATAACTCGTATATTGCTGTAGAACCAGATAGCGGTGATTATTTCATTGATCAGGATATGGAAGTCGCTAGTAAAAAATCACGGGAGAAACATCCTAATGTGATACATTTTCTATTTCGCATCAATGAAACAGGGGTAACAGGAAGAATATGA
- a CDS encoding aspartyl protease: MIQGYFGDEGQLFFEIELITAEGLNLPVDALFDTGFTGFMAINKQDLEGLNWSFIRKQRLRTAQGESRFDIYSGKVILDNQEDEIPVYAGDELTEILLGSAWLEFLPLVVNFQAGVLTLG, from the coding sequence ATGATACAGGGTTATTTTGGTGATGAGGGGCAGCTTTTCTTTGAAATTGAATTAATTACTGCTGAAGGCTTAAATCTGCCTGTAGATGCTTTATTTGATACTGGATTCACAGGCTTTATGGCTATTAATAAACAAGATTTAGAAGGATTGAATTGGTCATTTATACGCAAGCAACGTTTACGCACTGCACAGGGAGAGTCAAGATTTGATATCTATTCAGGTAAAGTGATTTTGGATAATCAAGAGGATGAAATTCCTGTTTATGCTGGAGATGAATTAACGGAAATTTTATTGGGTTCAGCGTGGTTGGAGTTTTTGCCTTTGGTGGTGAATTTTCAAGCTGGTGTTTTGACTTTGGGATGA
- a CDS encoding aspartyl protease — translation MIEGKFGEKKQLFFEIELVANDGLSLPVDALFDSGFTGFMAINTQDLDGLNWNYVDKEILRTAQGEITFERYLGKVILDNQEYEIPVYAGDELTEILLGSEWLEFLPLVVNFQAGVLTLG, via the coding sequence ATGATAGAGGGTAAATTTGGTGAAAAAAAGCAGCTATTTTTTGAAATTGAGTTGGTTGCTAATGATGGTTTAAGTTTGCCTGTGGATGCTTTATTTGATAGTGGTTTCACAGGCTTTATGGCTATTAATACACAAGATTTAGATGGACTTAATTGGAATTATGTAGATAAAGAAATTCTGCGAACTGCTCAGGGTGAAATCACGTTTGAAAGATATTTGGGTAAGGTGATATTGGATAACCAAGAGTATGAAATTCCTGTTTATGCTGGAGATGAATTAACGGAGATTTTATTGGGTTCAGAGTGGTTGGAGTTTTTGCCTTTGGTGGTGAATTTTCAAGCTGGTGTTTTGACTTTGGGATGA
- a CDS encoding DUF1802 family protein — MNKYVSIYNALCLPAPDVEALIQGQIIAAIPRKLLTPGQKFALYPVDTSVNVLSIKAWAKCELCEILDQTTPLDMLSQLTIWKPEIFQEILQNRPHFFLAYLRVYHLPEPLEIRAIPNIQEKLGKFAPLPNNISVSEDKPVLSDYVFNQRKQQLENRQPPLHPELEELQSTLSQIANNNPVAQQLENEIKVFLGWSNAPTTNTIDADLTWIKTIASLGDRSIEFEEKKNSYQAGTDFENIARDSLDFLGFKVETAYKGGAGGLDLYCSQPYPLVCECKAGKSIPSGTVEELLKLGGMHLGADKFLNSPKLVIGPGNATSDNLKSSKEWKVSIIKAMTLQKLVELKAKYPGAINLIELKQYLEPGQIDDKINEYIDKVEKEIKLRSHLVQLIKKADKKVGIEYIEGVYDVSNPPQTILNIQEMHDILIELSSPLTGYLGREKGTDWKTDKFYYLRDLPIN; from the coding sequence ATGAATAAATACGTTTCAATTTATAACGCTTTATGTTTACCTGCGCCCGATGTTGAAGCTTTAATACAAGGGCAAATTATTGCCGCAATTCCTCGTAAATTGCTGACTCCTGGGCAAAAATTTGCTCTTTATCCTGTTGACACTTCAGTAAATGTGCTTTCAATTAAAGCATGGGCTAAATGTGAACTTTGCGAAATTCTAGATCAAACAACTCCTTTAGATATGTTATCTCAATTAACAATCTGGAAACCAGAAATATTTCAGGAAATATTACAAAACCGTCCGCATTTTTTTCTGGCTTATTTGCGGGTTTATCATTTACCTGAACCTTTGGAAATTCGAGCTATTCCCAACATTCAAGAAAAACTAGGAAAATTTGCACCTTTACCTAATAATATTTCTGTATCTGAAGATAAACCCGTATTAAGTGATTATGTATTTAATCAACGTAAACAACAACTAGAAAACCGCCAACCTCCCCTACATCCTGAATTAGAAGAATTGCAAAGTACATTATCGCAAATAGCCAATAATAACCCAGTAGCACAACAATTAGAAAATGAAATTAAAGTATTTTTAGGTTGGAGTAATGCACCAACTACAAATACAATAGATGCTGATTTAACTTGGATAAAAACCATAGCATCTTTAGGAGATAGAAGCATAGAATTTGAAGAGAAAAAAAATAGCTATCAAGCAGGTACAGACTTTGAAAACATCGCACGGGATAGCCTTGATTTTTTAGGATTTAAAGTTGAAACTGCTTATAAAGGTGGTGCGGGAGGTTTAGATCTATATTGTTCACAACCTTATCCTTTAGTGTGTGAATGTAAAGCAGGTAAAAGTATTCCTAGTGGTACAGTTGAGGAATTACTTAAACTAGGTGGAATGCACTTAGGTGCAGATAAATTTCTGAATTCACCAAAATTAGTAATAGGTCCAGGTAACGCTACTTCAGATAATCTCAAATCATCAAAAGAATGGAAAGTCAGTATTATCAAAGCTATGACATTACAAAAATTAGTTGAACTCAAAGCAAAATATCCAGGTGCGATAAACTTAATTGAATTAAAGCAATACTTAGAACCAGGACAAATTGATGATAAAATTAATGAATATATAGATAAAGTAGAAAAAGAGATTAAATTGCGATCGCATTTAGTGCAGTTAATTAAAAAGGCTGACAAAAAAGTGGGAATTGAGTATATTGAGGGTGTTTATGATGTTTCTAATCCACCACAAACTATATTGAACATTCAAGAAATGCACGACATTTTAATAGAATTATCATCACCATTAACAGGTTACTTAGGAAGAGAAAAAGGAACCGATTGGAAAACAGATAAATTCTACTACCTACGCGACTTACCAATTAATTAA